One Carbonactinospora thermoautotrophica genomic window, GACAAGGTGGTCATCTACCGCTGACCGGAGTGCCGGCCGGCCGCCGTCTGGCCCCAGCCGGGAAAGGCCGTGCCGGTCGTCGGGTTCCCACCGCAGGCCCGTCCGGCGCGACCGCCTGCTGGCGCTGGACGGCCCGGCCGAGCTTTCGGGGAGGAGTCCGCGGCGGGCGCGAGTCACAAAACACCGGAGCGGCGACCCCCTGGCGTCGCCGCTCCGGTGCCGAGTGGGCTGAGATTACGGGTTCAGCCCATGCGCGCGCAGCCAGGTCAGCGGGTTGACCGGAGCCCCGCCGCCGGGACGCACCTCCAGGTGCAGGTGCGGGCCCGTGGAGTTGCCCGTGCTGCCGACCCGGCCGATGACCTGGCCGGCCGCCACCCGGCCGCTGCGGCGGACGTAGGCGGACAGGTGGCAGTACCAGGTCTGGGTCCCGTCCGCGTGGCGGATCTTGATCCGGTTGCCGTACGGGCCACCCCAGCCGGCCGAGATGATCGTGCCAGCGCTGACGGCGCGCACCGGCGTGCCGAGGGGAGCGGCCATGTCCAGACCGGTGTGCCTGCGGCTCCACCTGTTGCCGACCTGGCCGAACCCGGCCGTGATGCGGTAGCTCTTGAGCGGCAGCACCACGGCGCGTCGCGAGACCGCCCGGCGCTTCACCCCCTTGACGTGCTTGCGTACCCGCAGATGCTGCCGCTTCTGCGCCCGCTTGGCCCGCTTCACCGCGGCGGTCCGCTCCGCTACCACGGACCGCACTTGCGTGCCCGCCGCGGCTGACGGGGAACTCGTCGCCGACGGGGAGCTCGTCACCGAGGAGGAACCGGTGACCGACGGGGAACGGGTGACCGACGGGGAACGGGTGACCGACGGGGAACGGGTGACCGACGGGGAAGCAGTGACCGACGGGGAAGCAGTGACCGACGGGGAGCTCGTCACCGAGGGGGAGCCGGAGGTCATCGCCTCGGTGTGCGCGACCGACCGCC contains:
- a CDS encoding M23 family metallopeptidase encodes the protein MSERRKTRLNSGRNPLSENSLSKTGRVILSVGVAGLVATGGVYGIVSGDGRSVAHTEAMTSGSPSVTSSPSVTASPSVTASPSVTRSPSVTRSPSVTRSPSVTGSSSVTSSPSATSSPSAAAGTQVRSVVAERTAAVKRAKRAQKRQHLRVRKHVKGVKRRAVSRRAVVLPLKSYRITAGFGQVGNRWSRRHTGLDMAAPLGTPVRAVSAGTIISAGWGGPYGNRIKIRHADGTQTWYCHLSAYVRRSGRVAAGQVIGRVGSTGNSTGPHLHLEVRPGGGAPVNPLTWLRAHGLNP